The following proteins come from a genomic window of Leucoraja erinacea ecotype New England chromosome 1, Leri_hhj_1, whole genome shotgun sequence:
- the LOC129699840 gene encoding uncharacterized protein LOC129699840: MSRRSRKRCTWCLLLCCVFLALAYLQFCLLEVPTQTYHSLDQSNKDKITHKQNRGTIITRHNDICPVFRLQSEKEGPQEEVACSRADFVPGSCRIMKELFADKIPANCSHQSSDVICTITEYNPQKPQASCHHDVCSESSSVVIGLYNEEVGVNQWLKFKSTMEAMTFINQELLVDWRTYHHGYCFIRCFSRDARKVSQLLILPPVLRTYQRSANKLTNEPALNVNILLLDSVSRHHFYRSLPKTIDTFRKLNTNVFKTGQVFDFELVQGIKSRTFESLQALFGGESFNPLKPFSSFELPPKAVDLNKTLGSFKRFGYETLYLEDMCWKWDWGLVKELRALKKNASFPERSQLLLEAARRSGIDRMDVSYSSCDILQENGVKDMFHGPAALCYNGIHQHTYLLQYIEYFITRFTFLQKPFFSFLMLDSNHEDTGLRLKQVDEDLAKHVTFLADQQNTLTFILSDHGNNYGQFVSKTTESQVELFHTTLFVIVPDRAAALLGDDKIRSLYTNQHRLISLLDVHRTLQGLLPNTGIMKENDVKYGVHADGLLSPVSASRTCDSIPRIPPNICICQDFEKTVASDSSFGLFAEFALAQMNREILQQQVNAKRALAGNRACQKLIGVRFDNVKIREEHINETVMKLDLYVKGSESTGRQEEKYLVVVDFNFEMDASMTFLGFDRLSPYSPYEICANHDVDLRLCICDVEDVDEVSIPYWKNILTSSVSWIETNFSSVHESCLYLAKRQYSSGVVLAVVNICPHLHYVIEFDFLTVNMYSSSVMPVNMTLLSRSEELLTIGFQKNKGKPWKYKYYLNYRAFTL, from the exons ATGTCCCGGCGTTCTCGGAAACGGTGTACCTGGTGCCTCCTTCTGTGCTGCGTCTTTCTCGCCTTG GCTTATTTGCAGTTTTGTTTACTTGAGGTGCCCACTCAAACTTACCATTCATTGGATCAATCAAACAAGGACAAGATAACC CATAAACAGAATCGTGGCACCATCATCACCAGGCATAATGACATCTGCCCAGTTTTCAGGCTGCAGTCAGAGAAAGAGGGACCACAGGAGGAGGTGGCTTGCAGCCGAGCAGACTTTGTACCAGGCTCTTGTCGCATCATGAAAGAGTTGTTTGCTGATAAAATACCTGCCAACTGTTCCCACCAGTCATCAGACGTGATTTGTACAATTACG GAATACAATCCTCAAAAGCCTCAAGCAAGCTGTCACCATGATGTGTGCAGTGAATCATCTTCTGTTGTGATAGGATTGTACAATGAAGAGGTGGGCGTTAATCAGTGGCTGAAGTTTAAATCCACAATGGAAGCAATGACGTTTATTAATCAAGAGCTGCTAGTGGATTGGAGGACTTATCACCATGGTTACTGTTTTATCCGTTGCTTTAGCCGTGATGCAAGGAAGGTGTCACAACTTCTAATTCTGCCTCCAGTGTTGCGGACATATCAGAGATCCGCGAATAAACTTACAAATGAACCTGCACTGAATGTAAATATTTTACTCCTGGATTCTGTGTCCAGGCACCATTTTTATCGAAGTCTGCCAAAAACCATTGACACATTCAGAAAGTTGAACACTAATGTGTTCAAAACTGGACAAGTATTTGACTTTGAACTGGTTCAAGGTATAAAAAGTAGGACATTTGAGTCTCTTCAGGCTCTTTTTGGAGGCGAGTCATTCAATCCACTTAAACCATTCAGTTCATTTGAGCTGCCACCAAAAGCTGTGGATCTCAACAAAACCCTTGGAAGCTTTAAAAGATTTGGATATGAGACTTTATATTTGGAAGACATGTGCTGGAAGTGGGATTGGGGTTTGGTGAAAGAACTGAGAGCTCTTAAGAAAAATGCATCATTTCCTGAAAGATCACAGCTACTCCTGGAAGCAGCCAGGAGAAGCGGAATTGATAGAATGGATGTTTCATACTCTAGCTGTGATATTCTTCAGGAAAATGGGGTGAAGGATATGTTCCATGGACCTGCTGCTCTATGTTACAATGGTATCCATCAACACACCTACCTCCTACAGTATATTGAGTACTTTATCACTCGTTTCACATTTCTACAAAAGCCTTTTTTCAGCTTTCTTATGCTGGATTCCAATCATGAAGATACGGGTCTCAGGTTAAAACAGGTAGATGAAGACCTGGCCAAACATGTTACTTTCTTAGCTGATCAACAAAACACTCTGACCTTTATTCTTTCAGACCATGGGAATAATTATGGGCAGTTTGTTTCAAAGACCACAGAATCTCAAGTAGAATTGTTTCATACCACACTTTTTGTCATTGTCCCAGACAGAGCAGCTGCCTTACTGGGTGATGACAAGATTCGGTCCTTGTATACAAACCAACACAGGTTGATCAGCCTTCTTGATGTTCATCGTACCTTACAAGGTCTATTGCCAAATACTGGGATCATGAAAGAGAATGATGTGAAATACGGAGTACATGCGGACGGATTGCTGAGTCCCGTCTCTGCAAGTAGGACCTGTGACAGTATTCCAAGGATTCCTCCAAACATTTGCATTTGCCAAGACTTTGAAAAAACAGTGGCGAGTGATTCTAGTTTTGGCCTGTTTGCTGAATTTGCACTCGCTCAAATGAACCGTGAAATCCTTCAACAGCAGGTAAATGCAAAAAGAGCCCTTGCAGGGAACCGGGCTTGTCAAAAATTAATTGGTGTCAGATTTGACAATGTCAAAATACGTGAAGAACACATAAATGAGACTGTTATGAAACTGGACCTTTATGTAAAGGGGTCAGAAAGTACAGGGCGCCAGGAAGAAAAGTACTTGGTGGTTGTGGACTTCAATTTTGAGATGGATGCTTCAATGACTTTCCTGGGATTTGATCGTTTGTCTCCGTACAGCCCTTATGAGATTTGTGCTAATCATGATGTTGATTTAAGGTTGTGCATTTGTGATGTAGAAGATGTCGATGAGGTATCCATTCCATATTGGAAGAATATTTTGACCTCATCTGTGTCCTGGATTGAGACTAATTTCAGTTCCGTTCATGAGAGTTGTCTGTACCTCGCCAAAAGGCAATATAGTTCCGGTGTAGTTCTGGCAGTGGTTAACATCTGCCCACATTTACACTATGTCATTGAATTTGACTTCCTTACTGTAAATATGTACTCTTCATCTGTGATGCCTGTAAATATGACACTTTTGTCAAGATCAGAGGAGCTCCTGACCATTGGATTTCAGAAGAATAAGGGAAAACCTTGGAAGTATAAATATTATTTGAATTACAGAGCATTCACTTTGTAG